In Thermomonas paludicola, the following are encoded in one genomic region:
- a CDS encoding efflux RND transporter permease subunit, whose protein sequence is MKLSELSIKRPVLAVVMSLLLIVLGVMSFLRLTLRELPAIDPPIVSVQVDYPGASAGVVETRITKPLEDALAGIEGINTIDSNSQNGSSRISIEFYASRDIEAAANDVRNAVSRVADRMPEEANAPEISKVEADSDAIIWFNLRSTTMDQMQMSDYAQRYLVDRFSSLQGVARVFLGGSQRYAMRVWLDSDKLAARGLTTADVENALRAENVELGAGRIESTNRDFILRVARDYTSPEQFAKIPLGKGADGYVVRLGDVARVALESAERRAYYHSNGEPAMGIGIVKTSTANSLEVADAAKAEANRIRPTLPKGSDIYVAYDSTTFISAAVERVYETLLEAIVLVLLVIWLFLGSVRAALIPAVTVPVCVIASFIALYAFGFSINLLTLLALVLCIGLVVDDAIVVVENIQRRVDLGEPALVAAQRGTRQVAFAVLATTAVLIAVFLPVGFLQGNTGRLFRELSVALAAAVAISAFVALTLTPMMASKLLRPHTGPHAVHGNRVSEWINARFQRLAGGYRRVLDRHIHRVWLFGGLMLAAVVALLLLFKLLPSELAPSEDRGAFSLSMEGPEGAGFDYTVTQMKKVEAILATETGPDKAILRANPRVPGSYGASEEMHTGRAMIFLQPWNKREQSTVEIAGELEKKFSGLTGVRVRTQAGGGLVRTRGQPFQLVLGGPDYKELSAWRDLMLAKMADNPGFVGPDSDYKETRPQMRVVIDRARAADLGVSATSIGTALETMMGGRRVTTFVDSGEEYDVQLQADRKGRDSVAALDALQVRGRDGALVPLSNLVTLKEIAEAGTLNRFNRLRSITLSARLAPGYPLGEAVSWAQQTARASLPDYAQISWKGESRELQQSGGEVLVTFALALLIVYLALAAQFESFLHPLVIMLTVPLGVLGALLGLWITGGTVNLFSQIGIVMLVGLAAKNGILIVEFANQLRDEGRSIHQAIVEAAGVRLRPILMTSIATVMGAVPLVVFGGPGSASRGTIGIVVIFGVAFSTLLSLFVVPAFYALLAKYTSSPDELAHRLAKLEAETPQAGGHA, encoded by the coding sequence ATGAAGCTGTCCGAACTTTCCATCAAGCGGCCGGTGCTGGCCGTGGTGATGAGCCTGCTGCTGATCGTGCTGGGGGTGATGTCGTTCCTGCGCCTGACCCTGCGCGAACTGCCGGCCATCGATCCGCCGATCGTCTCGGTGCAGGTGGACTATCCGGGTGCCTCGGCCGGAGTGGTGGAAACCCGCATCACCAAGCCGCTGGAAGACGCGCTGGCCGGCATCGAGGGCATCAACACCATCGATTCCAACAGCCAGAACGGCAGCTCGCGGATCAGCATCGAGTTCTACGCGTCGCGCGACATCGAGGCGGCCGCCAACGATGTGCGCAACGCGGTCAGCCGGGTCGCCGACCGCATGCCGGAAGAGGCCAACGCGCCCGAAATCAGCAAGGTGGAGGCGGATTCCGACGCCATCATCTGGTTCAACCTGCGGTCCACCACCATGGACCAGATGCAGATGTCGGACTACGCGCAGCGCTACCTGGTGGACCGTTTCTCCAGCCTGCAGGGCGTGGCGCGGGTGTTCCTGGGCGGCAGCCAGCGCTACGCGATGCGGGTCTGGCTGGACAGCGACAAACTGGCCGCACGCGGGCTGACCACGGCGGACGTGGAAAACGCGTTGCGTGCCGAAAACGTGGAGCTGGGCGCTGGCCGCATCGAGTCCACCAACCGCGATTTCATCCTGCGGGTGGCGCGCGACTACACCAGCCCCGAGCAGTTCGCGAAGATTCCGCTGGGCAAGGGCGCCGATGGCTACGTGGTGCGGCTGGGCGACGTGGCGCGAGTGGCGCTGGAGTCCGCCGAACGGCGCGCCTACTACCACAGCAACGGCGAGCCGGCGATGGGCATCGGCATCGTCAAGACCTCCACCGCCAACAGCCTGGAAGTGGCCGATGCGGCCAAGGCCGAGGCAAACCGCATTCGCCCCACCCTGCCCAAGGGCAGCGATATCTACGTGGCGTATGACAGCACCACCTTCATCTCGGCGGCGGTGGAGCGCGTGTATGAAACGCTGCTGGAAGCCATCGTGCTGGTGCTGCTGGTGATCTGGCTGTTCCTTGGCAGCGTGCGCGCGGCGTTGATTCCGGCGGTGACCGTGCCGGTGTGCGTGATCGCCTCGTTCATCGCGCTGTACGCGTTCGGATTTTCGATCAACCTGCTGACCTTGCTGGCGCTGGTGCTGTGCATTGGCCTGGTGGTGGATGACGCCATCGTGGTGGTGGAGAACATCCAGCGCCGGGTGGACCTGGGTGAGCCGGCGCTGGTGGCGGCGCAGCGTGGCACCAGGCAGGTGGCCTTCGCGGTGTTGGCGACCACGGCGGTGTTGATCGCGGTGTTCCTGCCGGTGGGCTTCCTGCAGGGCAATACCGGGCGCCTGTTCCGCGAGCTGTCGGTGGCGCTGGCGGCGGCCGTGGCGATTTCCGCCTTCGTCGCGCTGACGCTCACGCCGATGATGGCGTCCAAGCTGCTGCGCCCGCACACCGGGCCGCATGCGGTACACGGCAATCGGGTCAGCGAATGGATCAACGCGCGCTTCCAGCGCCTTGCCGGCGGTTACCGGCGGGTGCTGGACCGGCACATCCACCGCGTCTGGCTGTTCGGCGGATTGATGCTGGCGGCGGTGGTGGCATTGCTGCTGCTGTTCAAGCTGCTGCCCAGCGAGCTGGCGCCTTCCGAAGATCGCGGTGCGTTCTCGCTGTCGATGGAAGGGCCGGAAGGTGCGGGCTTCGATTACACCGTGACGCAGATGAAGAAGGTGGAAGCGATCCTGGCCACGGAAACCGGCCCCGACAAAGCCATCCTGCGCGCCAATCCGCGCGTGCCTGGCAGCTATGGCGCCAGTGAGGAGATGCACACCGGGCGCGCGATGATCTTCCTGCAGCCTTGGAACAAACGCGAGCAGAGCACGGTGGAAATCGCCGGTGAACTGGAGAAAAAGTTTTCCGGGTTGACTGGCGTGCGCGTGCGCACGCAGGCGGGCGGCGGCCTGGTGCGTACCCGCGGGCAGCCGTTCCAGCTGGTGCTGGGTGGGCCGGACTACAAGGAACTGTCGGCTTGGCGCGACCTCATGCTGGCAAAGATGGCCGACAACCCCGGATTCGTCGGGCCGGATTCGGACTACAAGGAAACCCGACCGCAGATGCGGGTGGTGATCGACCGCGCCCGTGCCGCCGACCTGGGCGTGTCGGCCACGTCGATCGGAACGGCGCTGGAAACCATGATGGGGGGCCGTCGCGTCACCACCTTCGTGGACAGCGGCGAAGAGTACGACGTGCAATTGCAGGCCGACCGCAAGGGCCGCGATTCGGTAGCGGCGCTGGATGCGCTGCAGGTGCGTGGGCGGGATGGTGCGCTGGTGCCGCTATCCAATCTGGTCACGCTGAAGGAGATCGCCGAAGCCGGCACGCTGAACCGCTTCAACCGGCTGCGTTCGATCACCCTGAGCGCGCGCCTCGCCCCCGGCTATCCGCTGGGTGAGGCAGTGAGCTGGGCGCAGCAGACCGCGCGTGCATCGCTGCCGGATTACGCGCAGATCAGCTGGAAGGGCGAATCACGCGAGCTGCAGCAGTCCGGCGGCGAGGTGCTGGTGACCTTCGCGCTGGCGCTGCTGATCGTGTACCTGGCGCTGGCCGCGCAGTTCGAGAGCTTCCTGCACCCGCTGGTCATCATGCTCACGGTGCCGCTGGGCGTGCTCGGCGCGCTGCTGGGCCTGTGGATCACCGGCGGCACCGTCAACCTGTTCTCGCAGATCGGCATCGTGATGCTGGTCGGGCTGGCGGCGAAGAACGGCATCCTGATCGTGGAGTTCGCCAACCAGCTGCGCGATGAAGGCCGCAGCATCCACCAGGCCATCGTGGAAGCGGCCGGCGTGCGCCTGCGCCCGATCCTGATGACCTCCATCGCCACCGTGATGGGCGCGGTGCCGCTGGTGGTGTTCGGCGGGCCGGGTTCGGCCAGCCGTGGCACCATCGGCATCGTGGTGATCTTCGGCGTGGCGTTTTCGACGCTGCTGTCCCTGTTCGTGGTGCCGGCGTTCTATGCGCTGCTGGCGAAATACACCTCTTCGCCGGACGAGTTGGCGCACCGGCTGGCGAAGCTTGAAGCGGAAACCCCGCAGGCGGGTGGTCATGCGTGA